A DNA window from Schistocerca americana isolate TAMUIC-IGC-003095 chromosome 4, iqSchAmer2.1, whole genome shotgun sequence contains the following coding sequences:
- the LOC124613690 gene encoding piggyBac transposable element-derived protein 3-like, with amino-acid sequence MQDFILTVEEVKVFVGFLLFAGYHKLPAEKLHWSEDEDVGIPIIKTAMSRNRYQKLKTLIHFQDNDLANENKHNCGFKIRPLLNMINESFQKFGIFEENLSIDKLIVKYYGRSGLKHGYCFKFDLYCGKDPEDTARDDLLLGSRVVLNMLNCIEKPENHCVYFDNFFASRDLLIHLRNLSFRATGTVRGNRVGDCPLLSSNELKKTVRGNYDYQRMRNGEVLFVRWHDNRLVTIGTKFDKVEPLGAAMRYSRQASKKTQVQQPAILKSYNAYMGGVDHHDWLVGKYATVIRGKKWYRVLFTRVLEMALVNAWLFYRLVHGKNALDLLDFRLAVTVIYPKLGTGGPNIGRPMEYPSSQLRVIPDISCTDVTYIPGIKSVSEPFRRMMYAVSCCRDSNKMEMAKNCVN; translated from the exons ATGCAGGATTTTATCCTCACAGTTGAAGAAGTGAAGGTCTTTGTCGGATTTCTTCTTTTTGCTGGCTACCATAAGCTCCCTGCTGAGAAGCTACACTGGTctgaagatgaagatgttggcataccAATTATAAAGACAGCTATGTCAAGGAATAGATATCAGAAGTTGAAAACATTGATTCATTTTCAAGATAATGACTTAGCCAATGAAAACAAACACAATTGCGGATTCAAAATTAGACCCCTCTTGAATATGATAAatgaatcttttcaaaaatttggaatatttgagGAAAATTTGTCAATTGACAAATTGATAGTCAAATACTATGGACGAAGTGGCCTGAAACA tggctactgtttcaaatttgatttatactgtggaaaggatccagaagatactgcaagggatgacctactattgggatcaagagtagtcctaaacatgctgaactgcattgaaaaacccgagaatcattgtgtgtactttgacaatttcttcgctagtagagatcttctgattcatctgagaaatttgagttttcgagcaactgggactgtcagagggaatcgagttggtgactgtccactactgagcagcaacgaactgaaaaagacagttcgaggaaactatgACTACCAGAGAATGAGGaatggtgaagtcttatttgttcgatGGCACGACAACAGATTAGTTACAATTGGTACAAAGTTTGACaaagttgaacctttgggagcagctatgcggtacagtagacaagcaagtaagaagacacaagtgcaacaacctgccattttgaagtcgtataacgcatacatgggaggtgttgaccaccatgactggttagttggaaaatatgcgacggtaattagagggaaaaaatgGTACAGAGTCCTATTTACACGTGTGCTGGAAATGGCCCTTGTAAATGCCTGGCTCTTCTACAgactagtacatgggaaaaatgcactggatttactggatttcagactCGCTGTTACAGTTATATACCCGAAATTGGGCACTGGAGGACCGAATATTGGGcgtccaatggaatacccatcaagtcagttgagagtgattccagacatcag CTGCACTGATGTCACTTACATTCCAGGTATAAAATCCGTCTCAGAACCTTTCAGACGGATGATGTATGCTGTTTCCTGTTGTAGGGATAGCAATAAAATGGAAATGGCAAAGAATTGTGTGAATTGA